The sequence CtttttatattttatatcactTGTGAAACCCTTATCAATTTCTTTACTCTTAAAGAACGTTGGATATTTTAGGTTACAGCTTTTGAGGGAGGCGGGATATGCATCGGAACCACCTTTCATCACGTTATAAAAGATGAAAATTCATATTGGCATTTCATGACATCGTGAGCAGATTGTAGCAGAGGTCTCCCCCTTGCCAAACCTCCTCAGCACGCCAGAGCAGTTTTCAAACGAGATAAGAAGAGTCCCATGTCGATTTCTTACAAAGCCCTTCAGATAATAAGCCAGGGGATTACAGGGGCCAAGATTTTCAAGTTTGTACCTGATAGTTCATCGTCATACCACATGAAAACATGTGGTAGCGTGAATGTGGAAAAGCCCAACGAGCTTCTCCAGAAATGGGTGGATCCCAAACTGAAAACGGAGGTGATATACTCGACATTTTGCTTTACAGATGATATGATACAAGAATTGAAACAACGAAGCGGGGCTGCGAGTTCTTTCGTTGCAGTGGCCGCACAATTTTGGAGATGTGTAATGAGAGCTCGCGAGGTGCCGCTGGAAGAAGCCGTTTATTTCGTATTGCTGGGTGATTGCAGGGGTCGTGTTAAACCTCCTCTTCCTCCAACTTATTTTGGAAATTGCTTATCTCTTGGTTTGGCCCAGACAACAGCCAAAGCACTGATCAATTCCGACATTTGCTTCGCTGCAGATATTATCCAGCAACTCATCCATTCCTGCACTTCGGAAGCCCAGATTAATTATCTGATCGATTGGGCAGAATCTCCAGGCGGAAATTGTTTAAGTTTAGTTAAAGAAGTCGGGTGGGAATACGGGACGAATGCAGTAAGTTCTCCAAGATTTCCATTGTACGAAATTGATTTTGGATGGGGGAAGCCTGCGGACGTCCAGGTTGCAACAATGAACGAAATTGGAATCATGTTTTTGTCATGTGCAAAGGATGGAGGAAAAAGCATTCTTGTCTCCACTTGCCTTCCTCAGCACCAGATGGAAGTCTTGCATCATCTTCTCACCGTTTCAGTTGAATAACTTCTTTCTTGCGGCCTGCAAATTTCCTGGGCGAAAATTGTGTTACAAGCTTTTGTACATTGTGATTTGATTTCCTGGCTATCAACATCAGATTgagaaataaataaaaacattgACAGTGCAGGTTTTATGTTTCATTAATATATGTTTGCTTTATCTTTATTGGTTCAAATAtcaattatttgataattaaaaataatgaaataaaatttaataaataattatttaatattattattttttttttctcataAAAAGGCAAGTTCCATATACATTGATataataaagaataagaattacaATATCATAACAGTTCCAAAAATTTAGGGACTAAAACTGCTCATAAGTCATGCTGAAAAGATAAGCAATTTTAAATACACTATACAAGACCACACTAGATACAATTTGAATGTTCGTAACTTTAAGGAAGCTTTGACAAGTGGGAAAGAAATGTTCAAATATGTTTCAAATGCTTTGAGGGGGCTGGGGGCTGGGGTAGGGGAGGTGATAAATCAACACATATTAAAACTTAATCAGTTTAAccaatcaagtatcatttattcCATTTACTACATGTGCAAAAATAAAGAATTGAAAAACACAATAGCAATTACAAATGGACACCAAGATTTTACTTGAAAAGTCTAATGAGGGACAAAGATTGGTGAGAACTATCGCACTGACCAAAATAACTCAAAACATGATGTGGACCACCAAAAATGCTTGAGAATGCACAACATAGCAACAATAAACACCAACATAGCAAAATTATTGAATTGGACCACTAAAGTTATTGAAGGCAAAGGAATGCAACCACTCTTGCAAATTGTCACTCTATCAATGCACAAGACAATACAAAAACCAACACAACTTTAGTTGTAGATCAGACGATAACCAAGAAACTAAGATATATGCAACATTTTCATCCACCAACATCATACTACAATCGGAAAAACTGCTGAAGCTATGCGCAACAATGCAAACCAAAATTCTCAGCATACTCTGACAGACTATTCACTAGAGTAGTCATACTTAGCCATTACCAATTGTGGACCATCACTACTACATAGAAAGGGGTTTTAAGACAgtatttgagacaatttttgagtGAATTGTCTTAACTTGAGACAAAATAAAACTTATGCattgtcttaaatattgtctttaAGCGAGTGTCTTAAATTATTGTCTTAAAAAATTATC is a genomic window of Cryptomeria japonica chromosome 7, Sugi_1.0, whole genome shotgun sequence containing:
- the LOC131045429 gene encoding BAHD acyltransferase DCR-like, which encodes MAKKGEEAVVKVSTTSVVRPAVQTGAQTMFLSNLDHFWLPINNVQRLFFYTQSPLNDYSSLIQGMKRSLSSVLVYFYPLAGRLKKGESGRMEVDCNDEGVEFREASISIPFQDLEKDGFRRKSFFPKLVHDINLSVNENYSRPLLLIQVTAFEGDCSRGLPLAKPPQHARAVFKRDKKSPMSISYKALQIISQGITGAKIFKFVPDSSSSYHMKTCGSVNVEKPNELLQKWVDPKLKTEVIYSTFCFTDDMIQELKQRSGAASSFVAVAAQFWRCVMRAREVPLEEAVYFVLLGDCRGRVKPPLPPTYFGNCLSLGLAQTTAKALINSDICFAADIIQQLIHSCTSEAQINYLIDWAESPGGNCLSLVKEVGWEYGTNAVSSPRFPLYEIDFGWGKPADVQVATMNEIGIMFLSCAKDGGKSILVSTCLPQHQMEVLHHLLTVSVE